Genomic DNA from Vanrija pseudolonga chromosome 3, complete sequence:
TCTCCCTCGGCGCGTTGCACGACATCAGCGACcgagacgacgccggccttggccttgcgggGCTTGacggcgaccgcgcgcgagtcgagctcggtggAACCACGGGAGAGGTAGAGCGCGGTCTAGGGGGGCGATGTCAGGCCTGCCTTTCATCGCTGCATGTTTACCCACCGGAACCGCAATGgccacggccgcgccgagggccaaGCGCGAGGGCCCCGCGcgactgccgccggcggacgtggtcgcgcggcgcacaccgctcgctgcgctcctTGCTGCCGTGCGGACAGTTCCAAACAGTCGTGATGTGCTCATTGTGGCTAGGTAAAACGAGGCGAGGTCGAACGAGAGAGTAGATGCAGAGCAGCAAGCACCAGCTTATGGGGACCCGACAgttgcctgcctgctccCCCCCTTCACCCCGCCAAACAACGGAAATGCCAGTGGTGGATGACTCGGGTTCTCGGCATGTTGTCCGGATTCCGGGCGGCGTGGAATTGgtccgccgcgccagtcctgcgccgtgtcgacggcggcggcgtcgttaCGGGCCAATGCGAGCGCCGCCAAAGGCGAGATACACAGGGTCCATGGCCAGTCGCCATAATCTCGTGTGTCCTAGGACCGACATATCGGCGAAGAGAGGTCGGAACACGGCGCCGCTCCGTCGGAGCGAGTgccacgagggcgagcagggcggctTGGTCAGTGGCGACTGCAACAACATTACATACCTCCACCCCTACGGCCTCCACTTTGCCGACGCGCCCAACACGCCCAACGCGTCGCCCAGACATGTTATCCATAACATACTATGGAGGGGGAAGCTACAAACGCATCAAATTCGGCATAGGGCGCCATGAGGGGGAATCAATCACAAGTCGTAAACCGCATCTATGTCACACAACTAAGAATAAACCATTACCGGAACAAAAGAAACCCTCTAGTTCGTGGTCTTctcagcggcgggggcggcaggaGCAGGGGCGGCCTTCTCGGTCACCTTCTCGAGCTTTTCGGTGTAGGCCttcttggcgccgaggacgtagTTGTAGATCTCGTCAACGACGGGCTTgacctggtcgacgacgtaGGCGCCGAGCTTGTTGGTCTTGTCCTGGACCGAGGCGTCCTTCTCAAGGACAATCGACTTGACGTCGTTGGTAGCCTTGGTGAGGCCCTCAATGAGGTGGTGAGGGAGCTCCTTGGAAgagtcggcgagcgtgcggagctgctcgaggagctggtgcGAGATCTCGGTCGACTCCtggatggcggcggtgacgcgGGCACCGAGCTGGTTGTTGATGGCGGTGGTCTTGTTGATCACCTCCTGGATGACAGGGGTGGCCTGCTGGATGAGGGGGGCGACGCGCTGAGGGAGTGTGTCAGTGCTGTGATCCGCCACGGAGAGGAGGGAGAAAAGGGGCGCGATTGCGTGTCAATTGCGTGGCAGGGGCGCGGCAAGGCGCAAAAGAACCCGCAAGACGACGCAACAGGCACAGGGGGGTATCAACTCACAGCGTCGTagacggccttggcctgcttgACACCGACAAGGTCCTCAGTGGGGGTCTTGAAGGGGTCTGGAAAGTGCGTGTCAGCATGCGTTCGGGATCGGCGCGTCACGCGCTTGTCACGACTCACAAGGGAagaccgactcggcgcggtcAACGGTGGCGACAGCGAGCTTGTCGGCCGACTCGAGGACGGGCTTGGCGCGAACGAGGATGGGGGTGGCAATCTCGTACGAACCTGTGATGGTTAGGGGCTGACTAAGGGCAAGGGGGCGCGAGGGTGGACGTGCACACTCTACGGCTACTCACGCGAAGCaatgccggcggcggtgttgTAGAGGTTGGTGGTGAGCTGGGTCGAGTTGATGAGCGACCTGGGGTGGTTAGCTGGCTTGTCCTACCTACGGGACCGCGCAACTACTCACTGAGCGTAGGCAATCGAGTCGTGGACAACGGGGACCGAGTCAAGACGCTCGACAATCTTGAAGTCTGAAAGCAGGTCAGCACTGCGAGGTGTGTCCGTGTTGTTGCCGCTTTGTACTCACTGGGAACGTCACCGTTGGGCTGGGTCTGGACAGAGGCGGCCATTGTGATTTATGGGTACTGGTAGAGAGTGAGCAATGGGTACTAGGCTGCGGAGAAGAGAAAAGAGTCGGAAAGACGTGAATGTGGGAGAGTGAAAGAAGAAAAGATAGGAGGTGGTGGAATGTTGGAAACCAGGGGGAAGGGGGGCAAGTATGGTAAccggacgagggcgaggcggccggcagcaagggcggccgaggaagacTGACGTGACGctcaagacgacgacgaagtgTGTGCCAGGAAGAGGGCGCGCCAGTGTCAAGCATCGCGGGGCCGCATTGACGCTCGAGCAGTCACCCATGCGCCCTTGGACGCcttcgccaccgccgacgacgccgccgacgccatgcACATTCGCACTCAATAATAATCTGGCTGGTGtccgacgcctcggcgcgccgcttggcCGGTGTGCGTCCGTGCGTGGGAGCAACGTGGGACCCTCGTAACACAGAGTTGGAACGCTATTTGTGTGCACCGCGACGTGTCAAGCCGAGACACATTGAACGCGGTGCGGTGCgcggtgcgccgcggcgacgacgataGCACTTTTGAAACTCTGGCCACGGGGTGGGAAAGGAGTCGTAATCGTCCACGGGCGGTGACTGTTGCCAGATACCGTCGTGACCTCAATTACGGCGCCGCGAAGCAAAGCCATGGCACATGGCAGCGATCTTGAACCGCACCAGTGCCAAAGCAAGCAACGCGGCGCGAGAGAGGGGAGAACACGCGTAACGGCGATTGGGATGGGAAGCGGGCTAGTGCTGGTGCTTACCtttggtgtgggtgggtagAGTAAGAGGaggcgagagagagagatggaGATGTATGAGTTACTGAAATCAAAAACAAAGCCTGGGAAAGCAGTGGTGTGTCTTTATGTCGTGCCATGACGAGCCTGCAGCCAAGTCGTCGGCTACCAAAGTTGCCACCACGACGCAGAACGAGCTCGAAAATGCACAGACGGGTGGACAGGTGCTGGCTGCATgcaggtgctgctgctccttgcTGCTCCCTTGCAGCTATccctggcgccgcggcgccggtgagcgTTGCAGTGTATCAcccggcggccgcgcgcccagcTGCTGCAGAGTATCAGCACTGCcgcgcggccagcagcaacaacaataacCAGGGACTTTGCCTGCTTGAGCGTGGGAAACGGCACGACGCACACCAAACGGCTTTGTGTGGCCTCCCGCGCAGCCCAGCCGCGCCGACAAGAGAAAAAAAGTCGTCACTGTGGTGTCTTCGCAACTTGTCCTTCCCTGGATGCCAACCCTGAGTCTCGTCTCGATCTCGACCCTGTtccgcgcctcgccgcccaccgctACAGTCAACCTCATACCCGGTTTTAGTGGACTTGGGTGCGATgttgctggctgctgcttgctggcAATTGTTATTTTTTGCATTGCATACGGGCCTTGGACAAGGAGGACGCGATGGACGTCGTCTTCGAGGCACACTACTAGTGCACTGGTGCAGACGTGGCCGTCAAGCGTGAATGGCTACTGCGCCCACCTGCTTCTCCTCTTCTCTCTGTACAGCCCGCGCGCGTCACGTCAGAGGTGCGACTGCTGGCTGTGGCGATAACGAAAATTGCCAGCTGGCGCTAGTCGCAGCCCACCCAGGCAAGCACCAAGaggaccaccaccacaccggTTGCCGGCAACCTTTCAACCCGTCGCGATAACATTTCAGGGTCTGAATGCACGTGGAACGACCGACACCCTGCGCACCCTGAGCGCCCAACTTTGACGATCTCATCTTGGCACGACAGGGAAGACGAGGCAACAAGCAGCTTGTGGTGCAGTCCAACGTCAGTCGAGACACGtcatgcagcagcacccactTGCTGCAATGACGCCGAAGCAgacgcgctccgcgcccACGCACAgacccacgcccacgcccacgccagCTGCGGGCGTGCGGGCGTGTCGGAcagggcgagcggcgcgtcgtacATTCTGCTatccccgcccgcccggaGACTTCGGACACGCACGCGGCTATCACTgaccggcggcggtggccactgcggtcggtcggtggtCGTCATTGTTGTACGCTCTGCGTCGCGGGCGTGGAGTGGTCCGCCCCGAGCTGTTCCGTTCCGTTGTAAAAGCGTCACGGCAgtgtgccgcggcgcgtgcccCTCCATTCCGCGGCCAGCGCAACCTGCGACAACTCAATACCTGCACACTGGTCTGACTGCATACTCTCCACGACGGCGCCATCAGTGAGGTGTCGTGTCGAAATCGACATCGGGCCAGAGACGCCGGAGGAGGGCCCATTCCGCatctgcgcgccgccaccaccgcgcacggacccctgccgcgcgcgccctaGTCCCGAAGCACCGCCGAGACGCATCTACGTGGAGGGGCCGCAAGCTCgcccgagggcaaggcgcatacgcgtcgagctgctgctgcatggacgaggaagacTGCCGCCAGCAAGGCGAGCAAGGCTGCAAGGCGTTTGATGTAAAAACATGGCGAGGCACCCCCTCGGCCCTCAGGGTCTGCGCCaccgcctgctcgctctcgctctcgttCCGCCCCTTGCCTCCTGCCAAGTCAATTGAAACCTGCTCGTTCCTCGTGTAATCCACGAGCAATCCATCGAGATACAAAAATCAAGGAACAAACATCAaccatgccgctgccgtcgtctcCGCCCAGAcggacaccgacgccgcgccgattCCGCAACCCCGGGCCCCCGTCCGTCAGAGCTGCGatgcggctgcggctgcggtTGCTGCAGGCACTGACTGCCTGCGATTCAAGGCGCCACGATTCTCATCGTTGCGCTGGGCGTTGCGGGCCTGCGACGTGCCCACCCTCTGTCGTGGGAAAGGCACTGCATCATGCTCTTGTACGAGGAATGCAGAAGGCTAATCTCCGGCCAGCGTgctgggcgccgccgccgcgttgGGAGAACGTGGCGATTCAATTGAAAAGCAACCTTCCTTCGCAACGTCGCATCGGCGTCGCAACCGTCACAACCTTCCTTGCTTCTAGCCCATGCGCGCCTTATGAGCTGCTGCATCTGCGACGCAACCGAGACAAGGTTAGCTTCTTGCTTCTGATTCTGTTTCATATGTGCCGACTGCCGGTCGGCAGTAAGTAGAAAGGCAGGTACCGGTCGTCAAGATGTGGCGACCAGACActcctccgcctccaccactCCGCCCTTATCGTAAGGCGGAAGGGGTAGACTAGGACCACGGAACGGGGGCGACTGCGCCCAACAAGCCTGGACTGGGCTAGCTCAATACATCACTGCTAGTGGTACCACGGCAGTGCCTGTATCTCTGACAAACCACAGATAGCCTGGTGGCGATTTGACGCAGACGGACGGGGCGGTCAGACATCGTGGGCGCGTCGTGGCGTGCTTGCTCCCTACtccgcgacgcgcacgcggcggtgactcacgccgacgcgacggcgtAATCGCTAGCTCGGCGCGTGTGCAGCGTGGGAACGGCGCGTCCTCTCCACTTACAGCAGAGCCGCGGAGCTCCGCTCTAACccacgcagcagcaacaactaGTGACATGAACACTACTCCACGGATCGTCCAGCGACCATGCGGAACTACTACACAACGTGCAGCCCGGACTTTTCcggacgcgtcggcgtcgcgaccacccgcccgccgccgcccgcagtGCCGGACGTGCTCTGGTCGTCGGCCCACGAGGGGTCGTAGCTCGGCGGCATGACGTTGACGACTGGCTGGGCCGGCCCGGCAGagggcgcgccgacgcgcccgccgtccCGCTCGTGCACGTAGATCTcggtcggtgtcggcgggcgtgcttgcgccttggcgatgccgcccgcgacggcgagtcCAGCGGCGCCTGCAGCTGCCGCACCAGCAACACcggcacccgcacccgcggCAAACGGCGTGATCCCCCCTTgtggggtcgaggtcgacccgTCGTACATGGACATGATGCGCGCCGAGTTCTCGTACGTCGGCCCGGTGGTGCTGTGCCCCTCCGAGTAGATGGTTTGTCTGTTGCCCGGCTGGGCGTACCcctgctgttgttgctgctgggggTAGCCTGTGGCTTGTGGGTATGTGCTGCCGCCTAGCGAGTAGTTCTGAGAGTGGGTCTGGAGGGGAGCGGGGACGGGGGCGACGGGGACCGGGGCTTGGACGTAGCCGTTAGCCGTGGCGATGACGCCTTGCGTGTACTCCTGGTGGTCGGGGTatccctgctgctgctggtagtGTCCGCCGCTGGCGTACGCTTCCGAGCCGGGGCCGTACCCGTTCGCGAAGGGGTATGCCTGCTgcatctgctgctgctgcggggagaacggcggcgcagggctCATACTGTACGGGGTGACGTTTGTGGTTGAGCCCGCGCCTGGCTCCTTGAACAGCTCCATGTCGtacgcgtcgcgctgcttggccttgcgctgGCGGCACATGAAGAaggcgaggatggcggcgatgatgacAATGGCTGCGAtctgtgtgtgtgagcgTGTGGCAGTTAGTCACAGCGGAGAAGCGCGGCAatgtgtggcggcggcaccgcgcGGACGCGAGTCGGGCAAGCAAGGCACGAGACGTGCGttgtcgtctcgtcgtcccaTGCAGGCGCGGCGCACATACTCACGATACCAGCAATGATtgcgccgaggccggtgTGGCCTGATGTTGAGTCCGggacggcggtggccgacgccgaggaggacgccggcggtgccgagTTGCTCGGCagggtggaggaggacgaggagggcggtgccggtcttgacgaggaggaggaggacggtgggtgggttgacgacgacggcgtggccgaggagctcggctcggcggtggacgacggcgtcggcgtcgcaggGCCAGCAGGGACAGTGAATGTCGACGTCCACGCCTGGCCGAACGAGATGGTGCCGCCGCACACGCCGGGATACTCGGCCGTCCAGGTCgtcttgtcggcggcggtacATGAGCTTTGGGGCGTCAGCGACTGCAACAGGCGCACGCCTTACGAGCTGATACACTGTGTTATCTCCTTGGCGCAGAAGCAGTTTGTGCCCATCGCCATGAGCGGGGTGGGGACGCAGACATTCTTGACGCCGCAGGCGAGGATGCACGGGGGGAACTTTGTTgcgtcgctgcggcgtgggTTAGCTCGGACaagcggcgtcggcgggcaggcgggcgacgaACATCTGGCGGGGGACGAGCCCATGGGCTCTCGCgttggcgctcgcgcgggggacgggcgcggcgcgcataTTCGTGTGGTCTATTATTATGAGAGAAAGTAAAGAGCGTGAGTGTGTGCGTTGTTTGTCAGTGAGCGATACAAGacgagtgcgagtgcgagaggaggagggcagcgCAGAGTTGTCAAGGCCGTGTGTTGGATCCAGCAGGGGTAACGTTGCGTAGCGTAGggctggctgcggcgcgcgcggcaccgCCCGAGCTGGCTAGCTGGGATTTCTGTAGCTGGCAGGCAGGTATGGGCCGGCCGGCCCGTGCGTGCTGAGCTGAGACACACGGACCTGTGGGGGATGTATGTTGCAGCTTGCATGTTGCTGCAGGCTGCGTGGGTGTGCTGCACCGCGTGCTGGGTGGTGCGCTTTGGGCGTGTGGCGCGCGCAGAGGGGGGTGAGGGTGGCTTGGCgtggcgcgtgcggcggtggggagtgggggtgggtgcggtgcggggtggtggtgccacGAGGGTGGTGCCACTCGAGCTCGTTCGACGATGGTACATAGCGGCCGGCACACTCTCGTTGCATGTCTATTCTGCCACTTCTACTTCTCGGTCGCCTGGGCAGCCGGAGcgtgcgcctcggcctcagccCCAACCTCGGCCCCAGCCTGGGCCTCCCCGACCCCACCAACAATCTCCGCCACGGGCCTCTCCGGCGCGTGCCATCCAAAGAGGTATACCAAGTGCGCGGGCGGGCCGACGCAGAACAACAGCACGATCATCCACTTTGGTGACAGGACGTTGACGAGCCCAAACACCAGGAGGTACCCGCCTGCCTCGCACGCAATCTTGGACGAGaaggcgacgtcggcgttgTAGGTCAAGAAGGTGGACAGGTACGTCAGGATGctgacctcgagcgcgaggagctggatGTTGTAGAATGCGCCGGTGAAGGAGAGCACGACCTTGAAGTGGGCCGGGGACGTCTGGCCCGGTCCGTGTCCGATTCCCCGCTGGCCGAGGTAGTggctcgcgagcgcgagcccaCAGAGGCCGTAGTATGCCACGACGTAGACGTACATGACCCAGCGGTACCGCTTGGCGATGTAGTTGCTCCTCAGGCGGTCGTAGAACAGCCCGAAGACGATGGAGGCGACGATCGCCCACGACTCGGAGATCGCATAGATCCACCCGTTCCACTCCCCGCCGACCTGGTACACGATCTTGTTGAAGCTCGCGTTGAACCACCCCTGCGTGATGCCGCCGGTCACGAAGATGGCGGGGCCGAGCGGCCCGAACACGGGGTTCCAGAGCATCTTGACCGGGTTCCAGAAGTTGGTGGTGAAGTACTCCTTGTCGAGACGCACGCGGCCGCTGCGTCCGCCACTCAGCGCGAGGTCCTGCACGACTGCCGACTCGGACTTGatgtcgcgcacgtcgaAGGCGCGGTACTCGACTgtcccgtcgtcgagctgcacgcgggccacggcgccgtgcgcgtgcgaGGGGTCGCTCCCGGCCACCGCCTCCTCTGCGGCGGCTTCCTTCGGGTTGCGGCGGAACCGGCGCCGGAAGGAGAACGCGTGCAGGATCATGCACACGGCCGCCGTGCCTGCCAGACTGACGAACACGGCGTACTGGTAGTTGTAGTTTGAGAACGTCTTctccaccgcgccgaggatgaggccGCCGGCCCACACGCCGACGTGGAACGCGCACTGGTAGATACCGGCGTTGGTCGCGCGGTTGTGTGGCgtcgagacggcggcgatgagctggCCGGCAGCGGGCCACAGAATACCAGCGCCCCCTGTGGCGGGTGTCAGCGCTGCTCTCCATCTCATCCCCAGTCCCGTCGTCGGTCCCACTCACAGCCAAAGAACGCCGCGCCCACGAGATTCGCCGCCGTGTTCCCGCCGAACATGCACGCGATCCAGGTTGCGTACGAGATGGGCCCCCACGGCAGGCACCACTCGAGCCCCCACCAGGACAGGAAGAACGTCGCCCACATCGACGTGACGAGGTACGCAGAATAGAGCACGATGAGGATATAGCTGCCCGTCGTGGGGAAGCGGATCGTCTGGACGCCTTGGATGGGGTACGAGGTGAAGAGCAGCGTGAAGCCAAACGACATCCACCACACGTGCAGGTCGCGGTCCGTGATCCAGTGCTTGATCGCCGCCCAGGACCACTTCGCAGGCCGGTGGTAcgtgtgctcggcgccgtcgccggggTAGCCGGCGGACGCTGGAGTGTAGCCCAGTTccggggccgcggcggcatcactgctcgcgcggcgcgacttttcgtcggtcgtcgaggcgggcttGCTTTCTTCTTGCGAGGTGGACATGGCGGGGGCGGGTTAGTAACTCGTCTTTCAGCGCCCCATCGCCTCCTCGGTCCCCCGTTCTTATACGTCCAGCTCTGACCACTAGCTCGCCGTAGATAGCACCACcgtccctccctccctcactCCCTCCACGTCGTCTGCTACCCTCACCACTGCGCCCGGCGACAGCATGAGAACAGGCCAGCGGAGCGACGGGGAGAAGTCGGTGGAGGTGCCCACATCTCGCGGTGACTCCAACTCCGCTAGCTTAGATTAGTGGCACCTGCTGTCTCACAGTCGTCAGGTGGCCCCatcgcgcagcgcgtcatcgtcatcggcgtcggcgtatCGCGCGGAGGAAGGACCAACCATCACCTCACCTccaccgcgctcgccatcggTGTCGTGTCGGCGTGATACTCCGCCATGGGCGCTACCGTTGCGCAATCACCTGATagcctcggctcggcggcggacatTTGATCGTGCGCTCCGCGGGCGTACCGCCGGCGCTACCCCGCGGCATCCGCCAACCCCGAAAGCAAGCAACCATTCATTCATGCCTATGATTATATCTCGGCTTTTACCATTCAATGTCCGTGCGCAACAAGCGCACACATTCCGCGATAAGCACAACCACGTACCACATGACCTAGTACGCCTGCCCCCAGCcggtcgggcggcgcgggtccgccgccgcaagccACTGGCCGTTGGGGAGCTTGCTGATCGCAtgcgacgtgctcgagccgAACGGCGACTGGTACGTGATGTTGTAGCCCAGGCTGGTGAAGTACGCGACTGTGCCGTTGTCGTAGCCCTTGAGCGGGATCGGGCGCGAGGGGTCGTCGTAGTCGAAGAAGGTCTTGCCGCTGAGCTGGTCGTGCCAGCGGGGACTGGGGCGGGGCATCAGGGGGTGTGATATTTGCAGGCCAGGTGGGAGCGACTCACTGGTACGTGCTGCCCGTAGCGTTCAGACCCTTGTCCACATAGTtgtgcagctgctgcagcgtCGCCGTGATGATGCGCGAGCCGCCAGCCGAGCCGGTCACGAAGACGAGGttgccgtgctcgtcctcgacgaggctggACGCAATCGACGACTGGGGCCGCTTGCCGGGCTTGATAAAGTTGATCGGGTTGGCGGGAAAGCCGAACGCGTTCACCTGGCCGGGGGACGAGAAGTCGTCCATCTCGTTGTTGAGCACGATGCCGTCCTCGGTGACTGGGAGTGGGTGTCAGCAGGCGTCCTACCCTGCCTCCAGCGCCACGCGACTCACTAACACCCGATCCCCAGATCAGgttcaccgtcgtcgtcaggcTGACCGCGTTACCGTCCTTgtcgaccgcggcgaggtggctcgtgccgccctcgcgcgagGGGAAGTAGTTGTCCGGGTTGTAGTACGGCGGCGGGAAGGTCGTGTTGGCGtggatgcgcgcgcgggccgcCTTGATGACCGGCTCGGTGAGGTAGCTCGCCTCGAGGGCCGTCACGTTGGCCGTGAAGGCCGGGTCGCCGAGGgtcgcgcgctggccgtagccgagcttgtcggctTCGACGACTGCGAAGAGATCAGCACTGCATGCCATGCCAGACGTCAGCTGAGGTCTGCTCACGGTAGTGCGTCGTCAGGTTGATCGCCGGCGAGTCatccgccgccccgccgtccGGGAAGCCCTCGAAGATCTTGAGCGTCGagagcaccaccacaccgctgctgggcgccgtggtcgagtAGATGCGCTTGCCGCGGTACTCGACCACAGACGTGTTCTTGACGTTGACCTTGTACCCTGCCAAATCCTTGAGGGTGATGATGCCGCCCTGCGCCTGGGCGGCCTTGACGATGTTCTTGGCAATACGGCCGTGGTAGAACG
This window encodes:
- the ARB_02921 gene encoding Glutathione hydrolase proenzyme, which produces MLPLVLAPLLLALAHAAPVEPATHTLNKRWNTCSGYNVAGCPFASAGEHGAVATEIGTCSAIGVQALKDGGSAADAIIAASLCVGVISNWHSGIGGGGFLINRFTNKDGSKGYEQIDFRETAPAGSNETMYSQYGVNQTKSTKGGLAVGVPGEIRAWEALHKRHGKLPWKRLFEPSIDIARHGFPVNYDLATVLTPAYPFLTSDPIWAEQFAPNGTLLKQGDYVYRHRLADALTIIAKKGPDAFYHGRIAKNIVKAAQAQGGIITLKDLAGYKVNVKNTSVVEYRGKRIYSTTAPSSGVVVLSTLKIFEGFPDGGAADDSPAINLTTHYLVEADKLGYGQRATLGDPAFTANVTALEASYLTEPVIKAARARIHANTTFPPPYYNPDNYFPSREGGTSHLAAVDKDGNAVSLTTTVNLIWGSGVITEDGIVLNNEMDDFSSPGQVNAFGFPANPINFIKPGKRPQSSIASSLVEDEHGNLVFVTGSAGGSRIITATLQQLHNYVDKGLNATGSTYHPRWHDQLSGKTFFDYDDPSRPIPLKGYDNGTVAYFTSLGYNITYQSPFGSSTSHAISKLPNGQWLAAADPRRPTGWGQAY